The DNA window atTCAAAGCCGGGGAGGAAGGCGGGTCGGAGCGCccctaagaagaagggcaaggccaagaagggcgatgagtgattttttatgtaattttttattgtactttttaatttttgtatttttttaaaaattaatgtactttttttaaaattattgtacttttttaatttttaatagtattattcaattttcccgtatttgtatcgtaaattaaattttgtatgttgctacgattgtaaattaaattatataattgttattagtgaggTGGATAGGCTATgagaaggctatgtgagggctattggatatccagttgcatgtccagatgatgtgacaggaggattttagtgctggtgatgtggcagtgggaaggctatgtgagggctattggaTGTCCTCcactatttaaatttattaattataaaaaatagttttgaTATCGGTAGTGATCAATTGAATGCACGCACCCCCACTCATCTTCTCTCCTTTTTAACACTTGAATCGCCCCCCACCCAAGCATTAATTTCCAATTCCCCTTCAGGCCTTCACCCccaattcttccattttctaggtcactcccaattctctctcaaACCAGCAGCAAGCTCTCATGCTCCAGAAGATTCCGAGGCCATGGCGATTTCCGACGCGGTGCTGGCTAATCTAACGACTCTCTACCTTGTGGTCATTGCCGCCATCAAGGCCTACGGCATGGCGGCCGGCCGGAGCTTCAGCGGCAGCTGCGTAATCGTCCTCTCCACCGCCGCCGTCGCTCTGATCCTCGTCGCCGCCCTCGCCTGGGACGTCTCGCGCAAGGCCACCCGCGCGCTGATGATGAGCGGCGCCGCGCCCGATCGCGGCCACGATATGTGCCGCGGCGGCATCTGCTGGCACGGCGTCGCCGTCAAATCTCCGGCATCTCAGGTCCGATTCCGCCTCCCTCAGCACCAAAACATGTGATCAACTGCAGACctaaattatatactcctacttccaattttggtttttgtttcttattttaaacatatactccattttgcatttttttttgtaattaaaa is part of the Salvia splendens isolate huo1 chromosome 6, SspV2, whole genome shotgun sequence genome and encodes:
- the LOC121806971 gene encoding uncharacterized protein LOC121806971, which gives rise to MAISDAVLANLTTLYLVVIAAIKAYGMAAGRSFSGSCVIVLSTAAVALILVAALAWDVSRKATRALMMSGAAPDRGHDMCRGGICWHGVAVKSPASQVRFRLPQHQNM